The following DNA comes from Camelina sativa cultivar DH55 chromosome 14, Cs, whole genome shotgun sequence.
ATGACAACGACTGGAATCGACGCTAGGGCATCTGCATTGGTCGACGCAAATCACGATGGTtcgcgagtgtcggtcgacatagGAAGGCGAGTGTCAGTCGACACAGGAAGctgagtgtcggtcgatgtagggcgagtgtcggtcgacactgggaGGCAAGcttcggtcgatgcaaggcGAGTGACGGTCGATGCAAGGCGAGTGTCAGTCGACACAAaacgagtgtcggtcgacaccggtTCTCAGCAGACGACTGACatgtgttcttttgtttttttggctttgaCTTGCTTGTGATTGTTGTTTGCTGTTTTGAGGtcttattgcttgtgtatagcctaatagatgggaggattacctcactaaatatttctgaaaatacttatgcatctcttTGTGTTGCGGTGCAAGTAAAGACGAAGTGTAATCGTGAAATCAGAGCGATAAAGAGGAGACTGTTCTAGAGGCTCGATTGTTTGTAGTCTGACTTCTGTTAGGTTGGTAGGGTTGGGTCATTTGAACATTATTAGGATGGTGGTTATTTGCTTCTTGACATTGTTGGATTATGAATTGTTAGACTTAGGTATTTGGttaatactaaattttcttttatttttataaattaaaataactgttataaaaataatggagcataaatttgaatatatatatatatatatatatatcatgataAAGTACATCACAAATTAGTTATCTATACTAATGAATTTCAAGATTCTATATAGCAAAAACTATACGCGCGCATACACACACCACATCATTTCTATGTGTGGTGTGTGGCACATGCACACGTGTTGTTTAATTGTTCTTTGTACATCTAAAATAATCAACATATGATTTATTTCTGCTTATGAATTGCAATACATTTATGCTAGTTATCTATACTAATGAATTTCAAGATTCTATATAGCAAAAACCATACGCGCATACACATACCACATCATTGCGTATACACACACCACATCATTTCTAAAATCTATGTGTGGTGTGTGTACGCGCGCGTGTTATTTAGTTGTTTTTTGtatatctaaaataatcaaCATATGATTTATTTCTATTTATGAATTGCAATACATTAATGCTAGTTGACTAGGATTTGTATAAATTTAAAGAATTTGTTAATGTATTGCAACTCCTCttgtagagaaaaaaaactagtcCTAATAATCCATTTGTTCGCTTTCCTTTGCTCACTccacaaaatatgaaaaatattcgTTATTTCACTTTGACCTCTATTTTCCACCACCTTCAGCGCCTGCAAAGATAGGGGATGATATTTAGCATTCATGAATTCTTTTGACAGCAACGACCAAACTTGTAAGGTGCATTAAGAATTTTCTCGCTCAATGGCAACCGGTTGTGCCTCCCATCTAGTAgattcattaaatttttaaaatcatcaaatacAACCAATCCAGATCTTATCATCCTAGGTAtgttgtattaattaattaactggTTCCAAAGCCAGTTCAATTAACGACATATTTATGGTGACCCTCTAAGGACCAGTTGTATATagatgatctcaaaattttaacgAACCTTCTAGAGATGAGGCACAACTATTTTCCATTTAGTCATGAAGCTTCTCGATGCTTCCTACAAGGTTGGTCGCTAGTGTCAAAACAACTCATGAGAAAAAGTTTCTTagcttcaaaaatatttttttttatattactattaagtatttttgttggttataatAATGGTTGTATtacaatatttttctatatgtacattttttaaaaaatatagaaaatgctAATAAATTATGACAGTGTAGATGgtagtatatatgtaaattttattgttCGTATATAAAATCATAGTTCAAATTTTTACTCTACTTTTACAAccatataataattttgttgaagAGTATATAGTTTGTCTATGATAAAACACTTACAATGCACATTTTTGCTGGTCGCACACCCTCTAAACCGCCCTGAACGGACAATAGGACATAACAATTTTTCAATCGAACATGTTgtcaaatttttcttattttacttCGCATTTTCCGCGTGTTAATTTGATTACACGAACTCCTTTTTCATTCGTTAACATATATTTCAATTAAAATCTAAGTTCTAGTATAGCAGTAAGTCTACCAATCAGTTGTTACCCGAGTTTTCTCTTGGTTTGTAAAATTGGTTATCGAAATTGACTTGTTTTATTAATCATTTAATCGATCATACAAGAGTTTATATACACATAGCTTTAGGGTTTACAAGAACCATCATAGACACGTAACATACCATGACCCATAACACATGACTTGGTGTATAACACGGCTCAATAATCCCCCTCACATTGGAGCATGAACATTATGAATTCCCAACTTAAACATAATGTCTAAGAACTGAACATGAACAAGAGTTTTAGTTAACATATCGGCTAGTTGATTTTCAGTACCAATATGATGTTTTTAATAATCCCATTACATGCACCGCATAACAATCTGGCTTAATGTGCTAGTGCGCTCGTAAAAACTGGAGTTACAGTAATATGAATTGCAGCTTTACTCTCACGTAAGACACGTGTTGGAAAAGTTTGTTCGATACCAAATTGACTTTGCGAAGACATGCCGCCATAGCTGGATACCTAGCTTCAGCTGAAGAATGAGAAACAATCTTGATTCTTTGTCTTCCAAGAAATTGGAGAGCGTCCAAGCATTACAATAAACACACCCAACGATCGGGTATTAAAGGGCAAGAAGCCTCATCCGAATCACAAGAAATTGTGAGATTGAGATCCATATCAGATTTAAGAAGAATACCTTGGTCTCGAGATCCTTTtaagaagcaaacaaaacaaaatgtcgCATCCCAATGAGCCAAAACTAATATATAGTTTCCTAACTATCTCGtatgtaaactcaaaccgatatataattaatttctaatgtaaaatctaaaccctaaccacctcatttgtaaacccaaaccaacatataatattgatttaattgtaaaatctaaactctaatcgacatataagtttgttttaactataaaatttaaactctaatcacctcatttgtaaatccagaCCGATATagaattttctttataattgtaaaatcttaaccttaattctcatttataaactcaaaccaatatataaccttgtttaattgtaaaatctttttttttttggtaggagatGGGAGACAAAAGCCTCCCATACTTTATTCAAAACtgaaaatcaaacacaaatctGTCTTGGACACGCAGTGCCATTAGTATCATCCAACAAAATCGACACAACCCTACTTGGAACTTCCTCTAAAACATGAAATCCTAAATGAAGAGAAAACGCATAGGCTGCTAATCCATCTGCAAGACAATTGGCCTCTCTATACACATGCGAAATACAGACACACCAGTCCCTTGTTATAAAGCCATGACACAGACGTACCAGGAACGACAGAGGATGCGAATCACTAACCCCTGTCTAAAGAAAACCGACCACCACTTCTGAATCAACCTCTAACTCTAAATGCGACACTCGCTTACCCCACGCAAAATGAAGACCGTAATACACTCCCCACAACTCTGCTAGAACCGCCAAGCATATCCCTATGTTCACCGCAAAACCACCTAACCAATTCCCTGACACATCCCGTAATACCCCATCAGCAAAAGTAATACCCCAGCAGCAAAAGCCAAGCCCTTTGTTCTTCAAAAATGCCGATGTTGCCTCCTTTGCCAAGTCTTTCAAGAACTGCACTCTATCACGACATTTTCCATTCACACCAAACACATTCCCACATTTCCACTTCCAACCCCACCACAtcttgtttaattgtaaaatctaaatcaagctaataattaacttttttaattttatatacataatttatttttaaattaaaaattctcATCGGTTGAAAATGGAGAAGGTGACAACTTAGTGATAaacctaaatatttttctttttttggtcattaTAGTCTGGTCttaacaataataaatacaGAACgactagaaattttttagattcCTCTGTCAAGACTTGAATCCACATTAAAACAACCGAAAGAATATAGACTTTTTTGATGTGTGGGAACTAAATTTCCAGGTTCCATGTCGTTTCTGCGGTCAGTTTTGGCGTCTTCAATTCCTCGGCTAAATTACACGACTGGAAAAGGAACCAATTTTGGCTTGCTTAATGAACAATGTTCTAAAAATCGATTTAGGCATTCTTTCACGATGCTCGGCACCAACAGATGTTCTAGTTccaaaacaaaccaacaatAATAGAGCAGAAGTCAGTTTCAGACCTATTGTGAAAACCTAATCGATGATACAACCAAATATTCTACCCGACTTTCAAAACCATGTAAGAAGAACTATCTCCCTAACCAAAGGATTCTAATtcacttattttatttacacTCTCCCAAGATCACCATGCATCCTTTATGCATCTAATGAAGATCACACACATGCCATTAGGAGTTTTGTATCATTCATGCCAAGTATCactatttcttaatttcttagaAGCAACAATGGTAAAACAATACACGCGCTACGTTAAGAAGTTTTAACCTACTATATAGAACTAAATGTCAATTACAAGAAGAGCAGTCTCCTGAATTTCACATATATGCTTGTTTTTGAGCGCGAAtctatttgtttcatattgACGTGCAAAACCACAATTCTAGAGAAGAGACGGGACCGTAAGAAGAAATGCTAGAATAAGAGTATCAGCTAGTATCTAGTGTCAACTCTGTTGGAATAgtgatatatacaaaattcaATCTACCCTGCCAAAAGAGGTTCCACTAATGAACAAAGGCGAGAACTGAAAATAGTATTTACCTTGAAAGATCCAGTCGTTTTGGAGTTCCTCGACCATTCCAAACCAAGCAGCTTACTAGAAGTCTGATAAGTTGCCTTGAGATTATCACCACCATAAAGTTTGCGAGAAACCGCAAAGTCCCACATATTCTTAGACAAGTCATAACAAGGCTCAAATGTAGCCATCCCACCATGAACATAAGTGTACTTGAGCTTACAGTTCTTTGTACCCACCGTGTAGTTAGCAGACAACTTGTTTGCCGGATCAACCACAAGGCTCCCGTCAACAATTGTCCGGTTTTCTCCTCTCATATGAATGTAAGTCAGATTCAAAGGCTTCTCTGCAATTCTGATTGTGTTCATGAACTGAAACCTAACATCCtacatcattaaaaaaattcgaACCTTGTGTAACACATCCATGAAAACAGAAACTTGCTAGTTCAATTTCACTCTTATTCAGAGATTCTATAGATACAGAACCTTATGTAATTTCCAAAAACTCCAAATGTCTCAGAGAATCCAAAACCAATTTCATCTGTTTCTCATTTCTTATAGGTTTGAGCTAAACGGGTTAACTTCAAAAATTGGGAATACGAATAAAGGAGTAACCTTTTTAGGGACGTTGTAGTCGATGATGAAGAAGCCAGGCTTCTCAACGGCGAGAGAGAGACCGTTCAAGCTAGGGCCGGCGACGAGAGCAGCATCAGTCATGGTGGCGCGTAGCTTAACATTGCCGGCGTTGAAGGCAAGCGAAGCAGTGCCACCGCTCTTGTCGACATCGAACTTTCCCTTGAAAGAAGCCTTCATCGTCATCTCACGATAGCCGCCGCTTCTGTGTATATCTCTCGTTGACCCGATTTCATGGATTtcggatttttcttttttctctccattTAAACCGGTTGGGTCGGTAATAAGAGGTTTATTTAAGGATTTAGAAATCCAAATAAAACCACCTGCAAAATTTAGATAGTCAAAAATTTACTTCAAATTATATGAATCGTAAGCATTAGccattaaaaaatttacaaaaatctACGGCTATTGAAAATAGTTTATGgattggattttaataattttacaggatttaagatgatttttttagttaaattgaaagaattttataataaattatatcaactttcttaatcattaaaattatttaaaatctcatgaaaaCTAAAATCACTTGTAATATTAAATGGAATATATCcctttagttaaaattttatacttatagtgattatttttacattttaaaatgtacattatattacatataattttgaGTAGATTTGAAAGTAAAAGTTAATAAAGATTCATATACatggataaaacatgttattttaaaaattttatatatttttcaaaattaataaaaactttcaaatcatatctgagttttttcttttgaaaaaaaacaaatatgagttTAAAGTTTGAATACTTTCTTAATTTGTAAGGGATAACAGATTCTGAaagtatttttttgaataaaaataattcataacAAGATTTAGTTTATAACTAGAATTTTTGACCATTTTTTCTGCTTCCAAGAACTCCTCGTAATTTGACCCAATTTAGGGTTTGAAACcttatttttgttctaaaattcatttctaattttctaaatagttaATTGTATTTGAGTTGTTGATATTAGAAGGTTTCAGATTCCAtaattcatttttcttgttccaacaaccataattttttttttaatttagttaaaaaGAAATCAACATATAATTTGGATAATAgtgttttaaaaacatatatatattgttactgctacatattaaaaaaaaaacacaataaaaagaaCTTATGCTTTTGTTAAAATGGTTACTAATCCATTGGATTTGGTTTTACAATTCTTTAAAGTACTGTACAAATATAACACACAttaaaaaaagtatgaaattatacctttttaaaattaaatatatgaaagtttataaaaaaaaatacaattatcaTAGGTAATCAGTATACTAAAATTNNNNNNNNNNNNNNNNNNNNNNNNNNNNNNNNNNNNNNNNNNNNNNNNNNNNNNNNNNNNNNNNNNNNNNNNNNNNNNNNNNNNNNNNNNNNNNNNNNNNNNNNNNNNNNNNNNNNNNNNNNNNNNNNNNNNNNNNNNNNNNNNNNNNNNNNNNNNNNNNNNNNNNNNNNNNNNNNNNNNNNNNNNNNNNNNNNNNNNNNNNNNNNNNNNNNNNNNNNNNNNNNNNNNNNNNNNNNNNNNNNNNNNNNNNNNNNNNNNNNNNNNNNNNNNNNNNNNNNNNNNNNNNNNNNNNNNNNNNNNNNNNNNNNNNNNNNNNNNNNNNNNNNNNNNNNNNNNNNNNNNNNNNNNNNNN
Coding sequences within:
- the LOC104742209 gene encoding outer envelope pore protein 24A, chloroplastic-like, producing the protein MTMKASFKGKFDVDKSGGTASLAFNAGNVKLRATMTDAALVAGPSLNGLSLAVEKPGFFIIDYNVPKKDVRFQFMNTIRIAEKPLNLTYIHMRGENRTIVDGSLVVDPANKLSANYTVGTKNCKLKYTYVHGGMATFEPCYDLSKNMWDFAVSRKLYGGDNLKATYQTSSKLLGLEWSRNSKTTGSFKNICWCRAS